AATTTTGGTGATTTTGTCCATTAATATTAGCGTCACCGCTATCATTAGTTACAACATTGTGAAAGGGTTGTTGCTCAATAGTCTCAAGCAGCAAGCACTGTTAAAAACACAACAAGGTCAAAATGATATTGATAATTGGTTAGCCATTCGGAAGACAGAAATTAAAACTCTGGCAAATTCTGCTGTAGTGCGATCGCTAGATTGGCCGATGATAGAACCTTACTTGCAATCTGAGGTGAAGCGGCTAGAAACGTTTTTGCTCATGGCGGTGAGCATACCAGATGCTACATTAATGAATACTCAAGGCGATCGGCTCAATGTTAAAGATCGAGAATTTTTTAAGAGGAGTATGGTTGGTGAAACGGTAGCTGCCGATCCAATTATTGGACGCACAACCAATCAGTTACAGATTCAGATTAGTTCGCCGATTCCTGCCGAAACAGGCACAAAGCCAGCAGGTGTATTAATGGGAGGAATTCCGATTAACCGAGTAGTTGAGGTCATCAACAATTTACGTCAAGGCAAGGGCAGCTATGCCTTTGCGCTAAATTCTCAAGGAATTCCCATCGCCCATCCCGATACTGAACTAATTGGTACACCGGAACAAGCCGCCCATAGTTTTCTCAATTCACCCAGTCCCAGGCTAGCTGAAATTACTCAAAAGATGGTGGCTAGACGCACAAATATTGAATTGGCTCAACTGGATGGCAAGTGGAGCTATATTGCTTATACTCCCCTGAGAGAAGCAAATTGGTCGGTAGCTTTAGTTGTGCCGCAAGAAAATATTGAATCGCCATTGCAGGCATTGAACCTATTGGCTACGGTTCTGGGAGGATTGCTAGTGGTTGGATTGGTCGGTGGATGGCGACAGGTGCAACTATACGAACAGATTCGCGATCGCGCCTTGATTTCTAGCCAGCAAGCGCAACAACTCAGCAAAACCTTGAAAGAATTGCAAAATACCCAAGCTCAACTCATCCACACCGAAAAAATGTCTAGCCTGGGACAACTAGTGGCTGGAGTGGCACATGAAATCAATAATCCCGCCAATTTTATCCATGCCAATCTCAACCATGCAAGCGTTTACAGCCAAGACATCCTCGATTTGCTCAAGCTTTATCAACAAACCTATCCAAATCCTACGCCCGAAATTAGCGATCGCATCCAAGACCTTGATATTGAGTTTCTGGCAGAAGATTTACCCAAGCTAATGGCATCGATGCAAGTGGGAACCAAGCGCATTCGTCAAATTGTGCTGTCGCTGCGTAATTTCTCGCGCCTTGATGAAGCAGACATGAAATTTGTGGATATTAATGAAGGATTAGACAACACTCTGATGATTCTAAATCATCGCTTGACAGCCACGCCTAATCAACCAGAAATCCAGATCGTTAAGAAGTACGGTGATTTACCCCTAGTAGAATGCTATGCAGGGCAACTCAATCAGGTGTTTATGAATGTTCTAGTGAATGCGATTGATGCCGTAGAAGAGTCATTAGTAAAGAATCAAGGACAAATTTGCATTCGTACTGAACTCACTAATGAAAAACAAGTGATTATTCAGATTTCCGATAATGGTATTGGGATGTCAGAAGAGATAAAGCAACGAGTATTTGACTATATGTTCACTACTAAACCTGTGGGTAAAGGAATCGGATTAGGGATGGCGATCGCTTATCAAATTGTTGTGGACAAACATGCAGGAACTATTGAAGTTGATTCAACCCCAGGATGTGGAACAGACTTTACCATCCGTATTCCTTTAAAAAGTAAAAGCTCAATACATTGAAATAGATAAAAATTATACAAGTTATTTTTTGGCTAAATTCTACCCTCATTCTCAAAGGCGATATACTTTAAGAAAGTTGATTTGTGAATTTAATCTGCTGTAACAGCTACTACATCAACTCTCTGAGGTAATATGCTTTTAAAATTGCAACAAATTATTGTTAAACCTGGTCAACAAATGTTGCTAAAAGATATTAGTTGGCAGCAGTTAGAAAATATTTTAGAAGAAATGGGAGAGAGGCGTGCTGCACGTATTTCTTATAGTCATGGTTGGTTAGAAATTATGGTTCCCCTACCAGAACACGAAAAAGATAAAGAACTTATTGGTGATTTAGTCAAAATTTTGTTAGAAATACTCCAAATTGATTTTGAACCTTTTGGTTCCACAACACTTAAAAATGAGCGAATGCGGCAAGCAGTAGAACCAGATACCAGTTTTTATATTCAAAATCAAGCTGCTGTAATTGGGAAAAATCGCATTGATTTAACTATAGACCCACCACCAGATTTAGCAATCGAAATTGATATTACTTCTCGAACTAGATTTAAAAATTATGAAATTTTGGGAGTTCCTGAACTTTGGCGACATACACAACAAGGTTTAGAAATTTTCTTGCTCAAAGAAGGGAAATATATAAAATCAGAATCTAGTCCTAATTTTCCTGATATCCCAATTGTTGAATTAGTGAATAAATATGTTCAGCAGTGTTTAACAATTGGCAGAAGTCAAGCTATGCGTAATTTTCGAGATTGGGTAAAGAATAATTTATAAGAATGCGATCGCTATTTTTGAATGCCAGAATAAACAAGTGCGTAGTTTACCGCCGTAGGCATCGCTATTAAGTAAAACTGCAAAACTAAGGTTTAATAAGCACAAATTCGTATTTATCAGTGCCAGGTATTTGTTGAACTTTAACTAAAAAGATGTCATTATTTATGCGATCACCTGATTGTGCAAACTGAATCTTTCCTGTAGCACCATCGACTGAAAAACTTGGGCTGTGCAGTACTTGTTGTAATCCCTCACGTGTACTATTTTGCTGCAAGCCTGCGACAATTGCTTTAGTTGCATCATAAGCCGTAGCCGTTCGCCAATTCACGCGCCCGCGCCAAAGTTTTTGAGAATTTTTTAAAAAAGGATTATCAGGAAATGCTGCGGGATGCCAAGGCGCAGCGAGTACCATACCGTTGATATTGGCTTTCCCAACTTCTAATGTTTCAATTGTATAAAGTGTGGGACTACTGAATAGTGCTAACTGCCCTTTATTAGCTTCTGCTACTGCTAAACCTTTCTTAATTTGGTCGATGTAGAGACCTAATACCAAACCATCCGCCTTACTATTGATAGCCTGAGAAATGACTGCACTAGGGTTGAAATTAGAGGAAGAAACATCACAATTTGTAGTATTAATCTTGCCCCCAGCAGCCGTTATTTTTGTGAGTAATTCCTCTTTAAATGACTGATTGTCAACTGCTTTAAAATCAACACAAATAAGAATATTGTTTTTTTTCATTGTTTTGATAGCATAACGAGACAAGCTATCAGCCATTAAACTAACATTGGGAACAGTGCGGAAAATATAGTTACCAGTATTAGAAAGGTTTTGGGCAAAACTGGTAGGAGATATCATCACTAACCCGTTTTTTTGATAGACATAAGCTGCGGGTATAGAAGCATTACTGGCATTGTGCCCAACCACAGCCAAAATTTTGGTATCCTTAACAAACTGATTGGCAATCTGT
The Nostoc punctiforme PCC 73102 genome window above contains:
- a CDS encoding sensor histidine kinase, with product MIFKLYKSWLETNSQKYPAMDKNHYSFKDRSRNFILLSILVILSINISVTAIISYNIVKGLLLNSLKQQALLKTQQGQNDIDNWLAIRKTEIKTLANSAVVRSLDWPMIEPYLQSEVKRLETFLLMAVSIPDATLMNTQGDRLNVKDREFFKRSMVGETVAADPIIGRTTNQLQIQISSPIPAETGTKPAGVLMGGIPINRVVEVINNLRQGKGSYAFALNSQGIPIAHPDTELIGTPEQAAHSFLNSPSPRLAEITQKMVARRTNIELAQLDGKWSYIAYTPLREANWSVALVVPQENIESPLQALNLLATVLGGLLVVGLVGGWRQVQLYEQIRDRALISSQQAQQLSKTLKELQNTQAQLIHTEKMSSLGQLVAGVAHEINNPANFIHANLNHASVYSQDILDLLKLYQQTYPNPTPEISDRIQDLDIEFLAEDLPKLMASMQVGTKRIRQIVLSLRNFSRLDEADMKFVDINEGLDNTLMILNHRLTATPNQPEIQIVKKYGDLPLVECYAGQLNQVFMNVLVNAIDAVEESLVKNQGQICIRTELTNEKQVIIQISDNGIGMSEEIKQRVFDYMFTTKPVGKGIGLGMAIAYQIVVDKHAGTIEVDSTPGCGTDFTIRIPLKSKSSIH
- a CDS encoding Uma2 family endonuclease yields the protein MLLKLQQIIVKPGQQMLLKDISWQQLENILEEMGERRAARISYSHGWLEIMVPLPEHEKDKELIGDLVKILLEILQIDFEPFGSTTLKNERMRQAVEPDTSFYIQNQAAVIGKNRIDLTIDPPPDLAIEIDITSRTRFKNYEILGVPELWRHTQQGLEIFLLKEGKYIKSESSPNFPDIPIVELVNKYVQQCLTIGRSQAMRNFRDWVKNNL